A stretch of Campylobacter volucris DNA encodes these proteins:
- a CDS encoding MacB family efflux pump subunit has protein sequence MILLKNISKKINGVAILDNVSLRICKGEFVAIIGQSGSGKTSLLNIIGTLDEPSSGEYFLDNYDVNKASKDEKARLRREKIGFIFQRYNLLNLLNAKENVALPAVYAGKNKNERLKKAKELLSFLELDHKEFSKPNQLSGGQQQRVSIARALINGGELILADEPTGALDSKSGKIVLEILTKLNEQGHTIVLVTHDPCIAAMAKRVIEIKDGKIIKDSNPKELINPDKKIMSKERKSFSLLKNQIIESFKMSIAAIIAHKLRSLLTMLGIIIGIASVVCVVALGLGAQQSILASISSIGTNTIEVVSGRGLGDIRSGKTRLNLSDLKTLSSLPYLEAVEADVGKVGVVTYKSNSLQARIYGVGPNHLKLRGLVMVDGRFINYEDINDNTNICIVDENALRILFENANARSVLGKSIIFNKQPLTIVGVLKRERDNKGFRADENTIKIYTPYTTLMNKITGDKQIRAIVTKVKDEVNPSLAEEAMIKILEIKRGQKDFFTINSDAIKNAVEENTATLTLLVSSIAVVSLIVGGIGVMNIMLVSVSERTREIGVRMAIGARKEDILMQFLIEAVLICSFGAIFGVLLSFVIVEVFNSLGMGFTMILSLNSIFLGLLSSVLIGLVFGFFPAKNAANLNPINALSKE, from the coding sequence ATGATACTTTTAAAAAATATTTCTAAAAAGATTAATGGTGTTGCTATTTTAGATAATGTCAGCCTTAGAATTTGCAAAGGTGAATTTGTAGCTATTATCGGTCAATCAGGTAGCGGTAAAACTTCTCTTTTAAACATCATAGGAACCTTAGATGAACCAAGTAGTGGAGAGTATTTTTTAGATAATTATGATGTTAATAAAGCTTCAAAAGATGAAAAAGCAAGACTTAGAAGAGAAAAAATAGGTTTTATTTTTCAAAGATACAATCTGCTTAATTTATTAAATGCTAAAGAAAATGTAGCTTTACCAGCTGTATATGCAGGTAAAAATAAAAATGAGCGTTTAAAAAAAGCTAAAGAATTACTTTCATTTTTAGAGCTTGATCATAAAGAATTTTCAAAGCCAAACCAGCTTAGCGGTGGGCAACAACAAAGAGTATCCATAGCAAGAGCGTTAATAAATGGTGGTGAGTTGATTTTAGCTGATGAGCCAACTGGAGCTCTTGATTCTAAAAGCGGAAAAATAGTTTTAGAAATTTTAACCAAACTTAATGAGCAAGGCCATACTATAGTTTTAGTGACACACGATCCTTGTATAGCTGCTATGGCAAAAAGAGTTATTGAAATTAAAGATGGAAAAATCATTAAAGATAGCAATCCAAAAGAGCTTATAAATCCTGATAAAAAAATAATGAGCAAAGAAAGAAAAAGTTTTTCTTTATTAAAAAATCAAATTATTGAAAGCTTTAAGATGTCAATAGCAGCTATTATAGCTCATAAATTACGATCTTTGCTAACTATGCTTGGTATTATTATAGGTATAGCTTCAGTAGTTTGTGTAGTAGCTTTAGGTCTTGGGGCTCAACAAAGCATTTTAGCTTCTATAAGCTCTATTGGGACAAATACCATAGAAGTAGTATCTGGAAGAGGTTTGGGAGATATAAGATCAGGTAAAACGCGTTTAAATTTAAGCGACTTAAAGACTTTAAGCTCTTTGCCTTATTTAGAGGCTGTAGAAGCTGATGTGGGTAAGGTTGGGGTTGTAACTTATAAAAGTAATTCTTTGCAAGCTAGAATTTATGGAGTAGGGCCAAATCATTTAAAACTTAGAGGTTTAGTAATGGTAGATGGAAGATTTATCAATTATGAAGATATTAATGATAATACAAATATATGCATAGTTGATGAAAATGCTTTGAGAATTTTATTTGAAAATGCTAATGCTAGAAGTGTTTTAGGTAAAAGTATAATTTTTAACAAACAACCTTTAACTATAGTAGGTGTTTTAAAGCGTGAAAGGGATAATAAAGGTTTTAGAGCTGATGAAAATACTATAAAAATTTACACTCCTTATACTACTTTAATGAATAAAATCACAGGTGATAAGCAAATAAGAGCCATAGTCACTAAAGTAAAAGATGAGGTTAATCCATCTTTGGCAGAAGAAGCTATGATAAAAATTTTAGAAATCAAACGAGGGCAAAAAGATTTCTTCACTATTAATTCTGATGCTATTAAAAATGCAGTAGAAGAAAATACTGCCACTTTGACTTTATTAGTATCTTCTATAGCTGTAGTTTCTTTGATAGTAGGAGGCATTGGGGTGATGAATATTATGCTAGTTTCTGTGAGTGAAAGAACAAGAGAAATTGGAGTAAGAATGGCCATAGGAGCTAGAAAAGAAGATATTTTAATGCAGTTTTTAATAGAAGCGGTTTTGATTTGTTCTTTTGGTGCTATTTTTGGTGTTTTACTTTCTTTTGTGATTGTAGAAGTTTTTAATTCTTTGGGTATGGGTTTTACAATGATACTTTCTTTAAATTCTATATTTTTAGGGCTTTTAAGTTCTGTTCTTATTGGGCTTGTGTTTGGATTTTTTCCGGCTAAAAATGCTGCAAATTTAAATCCTATTAATGCTCTATCAAAGGAATAA
- a CDS encoding efflux RND transporter periplasmic adaptor subunit: MRKIVYLVLFLVIVGIGVYFFFFANKEKIDYLTVEVQRQDITQSIEAIGEVYAKTQVDVGAQVSGQVVKLYVNLGDHVNEGDLIAQIDKDKQQNDLDITKAKLESAKANLESKKIALDIASRQYQREQKLYEKKATSLENLENLKNNFYTLRANVAELKAQTTQLEISLKNAQKDLAYTTIKAPSKGEIINVAVEEGQTVNANQNTPSIVRLADLSEMEIRMQIAEADINKIAVGKSVKFSILNEPDKKYEAVISSIDPANTTITNTTSSSNLNSSSSASANAVYYYARFFVKNENNFLRIGMSTENEIAIKTEKDALVIPTLAIHSDINGYYVEILKDDKIVVKTPVQLGIKDSLNTQILKGLNENDLVIIGKSAK; this comes from the coding sequence ATGAGAAAAATTGTTTATTTGGTATTGTTTTTAGTTATAGTTGGAATCGGTGTGTATTTTTTCTTTTTTGCTAATAAAGAAAAAATTGATTATTTAACCGTTGAGGTTCAAAGACAAGATATAACTCAAAGTATAGAAGCTATTGGTGAGGTATATGCTAAAACTCAAGTTGATGTTGGTGCGCAAGTAAGTGGGCAAGTAGTAAAGCTTTATGTTAATTTAGGAGATCATGTAAATGAAGGAGATTTAATAGCTCAAATTGATAAAGATAAGCAGCAAAATGATCTTGATATTACCAAAGCAAAACTTGAAAGTGCAAAAGCGAATTTAGAAAGTAAAAAAATTGCCTTAGATATAGCTTCAAGGCAGTATCAAAGAGAGCAAAAATTATATGAAAAAAAGGCTACTTCTTTAGAAAACCTTGAAAATTTAAAAAATAATTTTTACACCTTAAGAGCAAATGTAGCAGAATTAAAAGCCCAAACAACCCAGCTTGAAATTTCTTTAAAAAATGCTCAAAAAGATTTAGCCTATACAACAATTAAAGCACCAAGTAAGGGTGAAATTATCAATGTAGCGGTTGAAGAAGGACAAACTGTAAATGCAAATCAAAACACTCCAAGTATAGTGCGTTTAGCGGATTTAAGTGAGATGGAAATTCGTATGCAAATAGCTGAAGCAGATATAAATAAAATCGCAGTAGGTAAAAGTGTGAAATTTAGCATATTAAACGAGCCTGATAAAAAATACGAAGCTGTTATTTCAAGTATAGATCCAGCAAATACTACCATTACTAATACAACTAGTAGTTCAAATTTAAATTCTAGCTCAAGTGCTAGTGCAAATGCTGTGTATTATTATGCTAGATTTTTTGTAAAAAATGAAAACAATTTTTTACGCATTGGTATGAGTACAGAAAATGAAATAGCTATTAAAACTGAAAAAGATGCTTTGGTGATACCAACTTTGGCAATTCATAGTGATATTAATGGATATTATGTAGAAATTTTAAAAGATGATAAAATCGTAGTAAAAACTCCTGTGCAACTAGGCATTAAAGATAGTCTTAACACACAAATTTTAAAAGGTTTGAATGAAAATGATTTAGTCATTATAGGTAAAAGTGCAAAATGA
- a CDS encoding nitroreductase, which translates to MDYLQLMQNRLSVRSYLDKEISKQDLTYILECARLSPSSLGLEPWKFLIFQNKKHKKEISQIANNQAHVQNCAAIIVVLARADFKDYFETKLKKRNLSQEEFQKRINTYKPFIGGMDLEQSFAYAKEQSYIASTNIINAAFNLNLGACIIGGFNQDKINQYLKLDTNKQRVSLIITLGYPSTDTKTNKARFDFNEVVEFKD; encoded by the coding sequence ATGGATTATCTACAACTCATGCAAAATCGCTTATCTGTTAGATCTTATCTTGATAAAGAAATTTCTAAACAGGATTTAACTTATATATTAGAATGTGCTAGATTATCTCCAAGTTCATTAGGTCTTGAACCTTGGAAATTTTTAATCTTTCAAAACAAAAAACATAAAAAAGAAATTTCTCAAATAGCTAACAATCAAGCCCATGTGCAAAATTGTGCGGCTATTATTGTAGTTTTAGCTAGAGCTGATTTTAAAGATTATTTTGAAACAAAGCTAAAAAAACGCAATCTTTCCCAAGAAGAATTTCAAAAACGAATCAATACCTATAAACCCTTTATAGGTGGTATGGATTTAGAGCAAAGTTTTGCTTATGCAAAAGAACAAAGCTACATAGCTTCTACCAATATCATTAACGCAGCTTTTAATTTAAATTTAGGAGCTTGTATAATAGGAGGATTTAATCAAGATAAAATCAATCAATACTTAAAACTTGATACAAACAAACAAAGAGTTTCTTTAATAATCACCCTAGGATATCCTAGCACTGATACAAAGACTAATAAAGCTCGTTTTGATTTTAATGAAGTGGTGGAATTTAAGGATTGA
- a CDS encoding 2-acylglycerophosphoethanolamine acyltransferase / acyl-acyl carrier protein synthetase, producing MQNNFLKIFGILPFLAVAFINAFVDLGHKIIIQNTIYKVYEDSTQLFLTAIVNALMLLPFILMLSPSGFLADKFPKNKIMKISAYFSVILTCIICVCYYLGAFWLAFIMTFIMGIQSALYSPAKYGFIKELVGKELLAMGNGSVNAVSIVAILAGMAVFSLSFEFLYNPDFIDSSDVLKQMAPLGLVLIVFALLELFLAYKLPNLKEEDTSLKFDKKQYLQGKLLASNLQAIFKNKIIWLCIVGISLFWAISQLYLVTFPVYAKSDLFIENTFYVQCVLAFSGIGVIMGSLIAGKFSKNYIELGLIPLGALGIFLMSIFIPYLETLTSYGVVFFIFGLCGAFFIIPLNSLIQFHAKENELGKILAGNNFIQNIFMLSFLGIATFGAYFKTEVVYLFYFIIAVALFGSLYVLLKLPFSLVRLLMSIAFFQRYRLLVEGFENIPEKGGALLLGNHISFIDWAIVQMAIPRKIYFVMEKSIYSKWYIKFFLDHFGVIPVSSSSSKSSLELIAQHIKNGNLVCLFPEGVLSRHGQLNEFKGGFELACAKLEENDGVILPFYIRGLWGSAFSRSDEEFSTRNRKLSKRKIAIAFGKSLPIHSKKEIVKAKVFELSFIAWKSQCESMHTIARAWIDNAKRNLNKIAIIDPLVGAFTYRKMLALSLVLSSFIKNKSYELNIKPTQSKYGPKEECIGILLPASMASTLCNLSVLLADKIVVNLNFTAGNKAINLAIENSQIRQIYTSKKFLEKLENKGVKLEFDSQITLIFMEDVIASFKNQKSKIITMLALVSILPSCILKAIFSPNKCNITIAAILFSSGSEGTPKGVMLNNRNILSNIAQISDVLCPRYDDTILSSLPPFHAFGLTVTTFLPLLEGIKSVTFADPTDALGVAKAVVKNNVSIMCGTSTFLGIYARNKKLDAIMFESLRIIVSGAEKLKSEVRSAFEMKFKKPIFEGYGATETTPVASVNLPNKFDPDYWVLHRANKEGSVGMPLPGSAIRIVDPSTYESLNHGEDGLILIGGHQVMVGYLNNKEKTNEVIKDLEGIRWYNTGDKGHVDEDGFLYIVDRYSRFAKIGGEMISLGALEEEIAKFINTEVVKFCAVALEDEKKGEMVCLLIECQDQDFEGIVEAIKNSNMPAIFKPSKYFKVDQIPLLGSGKVDLKGAKDLAKTFV from the coding sequence ATGCAAAATAATTTTTTAAAAATTTTTGGAATTTTACCCTTTTTAGCAGTAGCATTTATCAATGCTTTTGTGGATTTAGGGCATAAAATTATTATTCAAAATACTATCTATAAAGTTTATGAAGATAGCACTCAACTTTTTTTAACCGCTATAGTAAATGCACTCATGCTTCTTCCTTTTATACTTATGCTATCTCCATCTGGTTTTTTAGCAGATAAATTTCCAAAAAATAAAATCATGAAAATTTCTGCATATTTTTCAGTAATATTAACTTGTATTATTTGTGTGTGTTATTATTTAGGAGCATTTTGGCTTGCTTTTATAATGACTTTTATCATGGGGATACAATCTGCTTTGTATTCTCCTGCTAAATATGGTTTTATCAAAGAATTAGTAGGAAAAGAGCTTTTGGCCATGGGAAATGGCAGCGTTAATGCTGTTAGTATAGTAGCTATTTTAGCTGGTATGGCTGTATTTTCTTTAAGTTTTGAATTTCTTTATAATCCTGATTTTATAGATAGCTCTGATGTTTTAAAACAAATGGCTCCTTTGGGTTTAGTATTGATTGTTTTTGCTTTATTAGAACTTTTCTTAGCTTATAAACTTCCAAATTTAAAAGAAGAGGATACAAGTTTAAAATTTGATAAAAAACAATACCTGCAAGGAAAACTTTTAGCAAGCAACCTTCAAGCTATTTTTAAAAATAAAATCATATGGCTTTGTATAGTTGGAATTTCTTTATTTTGGGCAATTTCTCAACTTTATCTTGTAACCTTTCCTGTTTATGCAAAAAGTGATCTTTTTATAGAAAATACTTTTTATGTGCAATGTGTTTTAGCTTTTTCTGGTATAGGTGTAATTATGGGCTCTTTGATAGCTGGAAAATTTTCTAAAAACTATATAGAATTAGGCTTGATACCTTTAGGGGCATTAGGTATTTTCTTAATGAGTATTTTTATACCTTATTTAGAAACTTTGACAAGTTATGGTGTGGTATTTTTTATCTTTGGATTATGCGGGGCATTTTTTATCATACCTTTAAATTCTCTCATACAATTTCACGCTAAAGAAAATGAACTAGGTAAAATCTTAGCAGGTAATAATTTTATACAAAATATTTTTATGCTTTCTTTTCTTGGTATTGCTACTTTTGGAGCATATTTTAAAACAGAAGTGGTGTATCTTTTTTATTTTATCATCGCAGTAGCACTTTTTGGAAGCTTATATGTGCTTTTAAAGCTTCCTTTTTCTTTAGTTCGTTTGCTTATGAGTATAGCCTTTTTTCAACGCTATCGTTTATTAGTAGAAGGTTTTGAAAATATACCTGAAAAAGGTGGTGCGTTATTACTAGGTAACCATATTTCTTTTATAGACTGGGCTATTGTACAAATGGCTATACCTAGAAAAATTTATTTTGTTATGGAAAAAAGCATTTATTCTAAATGGTATATAAAATTTTTTCTTGATCATTTTGGCGTTATACCTGTTTCAAGTAGCTCTAGCAAATCAAGTTTAGAGCTTATAGCTCAGCATATAAAAAATGGAAATTTAGTTTGTCTTTTTCCCGAAGGAGTACTTTCAAGACATGGGCAATTAAATGAATTTAAGGGTGGTTTTGAACTTGCTTGTGCTAAATTAGAAGAAAATGATGGAGTGATTTTACCATTTTATATTAGAGGACTTTGGGGAAGTGCCTTTTCGCGTAGTGATGAAGAATTTTCAACAAGAAATAGAAAATTAAGTAAAAGAAAAATTGCTATTGCTTTTGGAAAAAGCTTACCGATACACTCTAAAAAAGAAATCGTTAAAGCTAAAGTTTTTGAGCTTTCATTTATCGCTTGGAAATCTCAATGTGAAAGTATGCATACCATAGCAAGAGCATGGATTGACAATGCAAAAAGAAATTTAAATAAAATTGCCATTATAGATCCTTTGGTAGGAGCTTTTACTTATAGAAAAATGCTTGCTTTAAGTTTAGTGTTAAGCTCATTTATCAAAAATAAATCTTATGAGTTAAACATCAAACCTACACAATCAAAATATGGACCAAAAGAAGAATGTATAGGCATTTTGCTCCCTGCTTCTATGGCGAGCACACTTTGTAATTTAAGTGTTTTACTCGCTGATAAAATCGTGGTAAATTTAAATTTCACCGCAGGAAACAAAGCTATAAATTTAGCCATTGAAAATTCTCAAATTCGTCAAATTTATACTTCTAAAAAATTCCTTGAAAAACTAGAAAATAAAGGTGTTAAACTAGAATTTGATTCTCAAATCACATTAATTTTCATGGAAGATGTTATAGCTAGTTTTAAAAATCAAAAAAGCAAAATTATCACAATGTTAGCATTGGTTAGTATATTGCCTAGTTGTATATTAAAAGCTATTTTTTCACCAAATAAATGCAATATTACCATAGCTGCGATTTTATTTAGCAGTGGTAGTGAAGGAACTCCAAAAGGTGTAATGTTAAATAACCGCAACATTTTAAGTAATATTGCTCAAATTTCAGATGTATTATGTCCAAGGTATGATGATACGATTTTATCTTCTTTGCCACCTTTTCATGCTTTTGGTTTAACCGTAACTACTTTTTTACCTTTATTAGAAGGTATTAAAAGTGTAACTTTTGCAGATCCAACTGATGCTTTAGGTGTAGCAAAAGCTGTGGTTAAAAATAATGTTAGCATTATGTGTGGAACCTCGACATTTTTAGGAATTTATGCAAGAAATAAAAAACTTGATGCAATTATGTTTGAAAGCTTAAGAATTATCGTTTCGGGTGCTGAAAAATTAAAAAGCGAAGTGCGAAGTGCTTTTGAAATGAAATTTAAAAAACCTATTTTTGAAGGCTATGGAGCCACTGAAACTACTCCAGTAGCAAGTGTAAATTTACCAAATAAATTTGATCCTGATTATTGGGTATTACACCGTGCTAATAAAGAAGGAAGTGTTGGTATGCCTTTACCAGGAAGTGCTATACGCATCGTTGATCCATCTACCTATGAAAGTTTAAATCATGGAGAAGATGGTTTGATACTTATTGGCGGACATCAAGTAATGGTAGGATATTTAAATAATAAAGAAAAAACCAATGAAGTAATCAAAGATTTAGAAGGAATACGCTGGTATAACACAGGAGATAAAGGCCATGTTGATGAAGATGGGTTTTTATATATAGTAGATCGTTATTCTCGTTTTGCAAAAATTGGCGGAGAGATGATTTCACTTGGAGCTTTAGAAGAAGAAATTGCTAAATTTATTAATACTGAAGTAGTAAAATTTTGTGCTGTAGCCTTAGAAGATGAAAAAAAAGGTGAGATGGTTTGTTTATTGATAGAATGTCAAGATCAAGATTTTGAAGGTATTGTTGAAGCAATTAAAAATTCTAATATGCCTGCCATTTTTAAACCAAGTAAATATTTCAAAGTAGATCAAATTCCACTTTTAGGCTCAGGTAAAGTAGATTTAAAAGGCGCTAAAGATTTAGCAAAAACTTTTGTTTAA
- a CDS encoding CocE/NonD family hydrolase: MKKIIKDFKYEVKVIENKWIVLKDGIRLSARIWLPQTSEKIPAILEYIPYRKNDGTRTRDEPMHGYFAGNGYAVVRVDMRGSGESDGLLKDEYLKQEQDDALEVIEWIAKQKWCDGNIGMMGKSWGGFNSLQVAARKPKNLKAIIVVGFTDDRYNDDIHYKGGCLLNDNFWWGNIMLAYQSRFVDPKIDPEGRVKWLNRLENMPLWPVLWLEHTLKDEYWKHGSVSENYDDIEVPVFALDGWADSYTNPVFALMQGLKVPKKAIIGPWAHVYPHDGAPLPAMGFLQEALKWWDKWLKNIDNDVLDCPMIQAYIENSIKPNSKVEFIDGRFVGIDDIEKDIKYSHYYLNPYQLKQEKSNSYIKINTLQNHGLLAGEWMGAGVLGESPCDQRLDDGMAVVFESEILQDNLDILGFPLLNVKFSSDKEKAMLFAQLSEVRDDGFVQRVSYGVLNLALSDNKEKFEPLEKDKFIVKQLKLDLCGHRFSKGSKIRLSLANTFWPMFWPMPEISTLTLDLSECKISLPIFNGKDSNKIILEPQSAPLTPLTLLKDGRVDRTITYDVLNDTWTCITDGVGGVFGEGVYRFDEVDVLVEHNLKRELSLKNDDPLSAKYTIAQKMKIGRENCMIDTDIILTQTSDMEYFYIKGDMKVKENEKLVFEKKYNHKVKRNSL; encoded by the coding sequence ATGAAAAAAATTATTAAAGATTTTAAATATGAAGTTAAAGTTATTGAAAATAAATGGATAGTTTTAAAAGATGGTATAAGGTTATCTGCTAGAATTTGGTTACCACAAACAAGTGAAAAAATACCGGCAATTTTAGAATATATACCTTATAGAAAAAATGATGGCACAAGAACAAGAGATGAGCCTATGCATGGGTATTTTGCTGGAAATGGTTATGCTGTTGTGAGAGTAGATATGAGAGGAAGCGGGGAATCAGATGGACTTTTAAAAGATGAGTATCTAAAACAAGAGCAAGATGATGCCTTAGAAGTTATAGAGTGGATAGCTAAGCAAAAATGGTGCGATGGAAATATAGGTATGATGGGAAAATCTTGGGGAGGATTTAACTCCTTGCAAGTAGCAGCTAGAAAACCAAAGAATTTAAAAGCAATTATAGTGGTAGGTTTTACTGATGATAGATACAATGATGATATACATTATAAAGGTGGTTGTTTATTAAATGATAATTTTTGGTGGGGCAATATAATGCTTGCTTATCAATCTCGTTTTGTAGATCCAAAGATTGACCCAGAAGGAAGAGTTAAATGGTTAAATAGACTTGAAAATATGCCATTATGGCCAGTTTTATGGCTTGAACATACTTTAAAAGATGAGTATTGGAAACATGGTTCAGTAAGTGAAAATTATGATGACATAGAAGTTCCTGTTTTTGCTTTAGATGGATGGGCTGATTCTTATACTAATCCAGTTTTTGCTTTAATGCAAGGCTTAAAAGTGCCGAAAAAGGCTATCATAGGACCTTGGGCTCATGTTTATCCACACGATGGAGCTCCACTTCCAGCTATGGGATTTTTACAAGAAGCTTTAAAATGGTGGGATAAATGGCTAAAAAATATAGATAATGATGTGTTAGACTGTCCTATGATACAAGCTTATATTGAAAATTCTATAAAACCAAATTCTAAGGTAGAATTTATAGATGGTCGTTTTGTTGGGATTGATGACATAGAAAAAGATATTAAATATAGTCATTATTATTTAAATCCGTATCAATTAAAACAAGAAAAAAGCAATTCTTATATAAAAATAAATACTCTGCAAAATCATGGTTTATTAGCTGGTGAGTGGATGGGAGCTGGTGTTTTAGGAGAAAGTCCGTGTGACCAGAGGCTAGATGATGGAATGGCTGTAGTTTTTGAAAGTGAAATTTTGCAAGATAATTTAGATATTTTAGGATTCCCATTACTTAATGTAAAATTTTCAAGTGATAAAGAAAAAGCTATGCTTTTTGCACAACTTAGCGAAGTAAGAGATGATGGTTTTGTGCAAAGAGTTAGCTATGGTGTTTTAAATTTAGCATTAAGCGATAATAAAGAAAAATTTGAGCCTTTAGAAAAAGATAAATTTATAGTTAAACAATTAAAGCTTGATTTATGCGGACACAGATTTTCAAAAGGTTCTAAGATAAGACTTTCTTTAGCAAATACTTTTTGGCCTATGTTTTGGCCTATGCCAGAAATTTCAACTTTAACTTTAGATTTAAGTGAATGTAAAATTTCATTACCAATTTTTAATGGTAAAGATAGCAACAAAATAATTTTAGAGCCACAAAGCGCGCCTTTAACACCTTTGACTTTACTAAAAGATGGTAGGGTAGATAGGACTATAACTTATGATGTGTTAAATGATACTTGGACTTGCATTACAGATGGAGTTGGAGGAGTTTTTGGAGAGGGTGTTTATAGGTTTGATGAGGTTGATGTTTTGGTTGAACATAATTTAAAAAGAGAACTTAGTTTAAAAAATGATGATCCACTAAGTGCAAAATATACCATTGCTCAAAAAATGAAAATAGGTAGAGAAAATTGTATGATAGATACAGATATTATCTTAACTCAAACAAGTGATATGGAGTATTTTTATATAAAAGGAGATATGAAAGTTAAAGAAAATGAAAAACTTGTGTTTGAAAAAAAATACAATCATAAAGTAAAAAGAAATAGTTTGTGA
- a CDS encoding MFS transporter, whose protein sequence is MTQKIQNLKNNFFTLLLLSFCGSIIYGLPYFRKYYYDDYMALYNLNNFQMGLLGSAYGLLGLFSYALGGYLADRFAPKKLLIFSLIATGCGGLLHLYFTSLNALLIIYGIWGITSLLTFWPSLIKIVRSLANSKEQARAYGIFEGGRGVVGAIHLAIATSIFGYFQTKSLASQGIEMVIVFYSLAPIISAILLFFLLKDKVEEQSEKLKLQDLFVLLKNSALWLIVAITFCTYFFNMSFYYFTPYASNIIGTSAVFAAILTVLAQYIRPVSSTIGGFVADGYGKAKVMLIGFVMMGVGVIFLMLSSNLSGFLQMTVLTSACVVVYVAMYSNFGIYYSLLSEGKIPMHLTGMAIGIVSTFGYLPEVFAPLLAGDLLDRYTGVKGYHYYFSIMIIMAILGVIFCTIWIKKYNKKEKL, encoded by the coding sequence ATGACACAAAAAATACAAAATTTAAAAAATAATTTTTTCACTCTTTTATTACTTTCTTTTTGTGGATCTATAATTTATGGATTACCTTATTTTAGAAAGTATTATTATGATGATTATATGGCACTTTATAATCTTAATAATTTTCAAATGGGGCTTTTGGGAAGTGCTTATGGTTTGCTTGGGTTGTTTTCTTACGCCTTAGGTGGATATTTAGCTGATAGATTTGCTCCTAAAAAATTATTAATTTTTTCTTTAATTGCAACAGGGTGTGGAGGATTGTTACATTTGTATTTTACTTCTTTAAACGCATTGCTTATTATATATGGAATTTGGGGTATTACATCTTTACTTACTTTTTGGCCGTCTTTGATCAAAATAGTTAGAAGTCTAGCAAATTCTAAAGAACAAGCTAGAGCTTATGGAATTTTTGAAGGAGGTAGAGGTGTTGTTGGAGCTATTCATTTGGCTATTGCTACAAGTATATTTGGATATTTTCAAACCAAATCCTTAGCTTCGCAAGGCATTGAAATGGTAATTGTGTTTTATTCTTTAGCACCTATTATCAGTGCTATTTTATTATTTTTTCTTTTAAAAGATAAAGTTGAAGAACAAAGTGAAAAATTAAAATTACAAGATTTATTTGTATTATTAAAAAATTCAGCTCTTTGGTTGATTGTAGCGATTACTTTTTGCACATATTTTTTCAATATGAGTTTTTATTATTTTACCCCTTATGCAAGTAATATTATAGGCACATCAGCAGTTTTTGCAGCTATTTTAACTGTTTTGGCTCAATACATTCGTCCTGTATCTTCTACTATAGGTGGTTTTGTTGCTGATGGTTATGGTAAGGCTAAAGTTATGCTAATAGGGTTTGTAATGATGGGTGTTGGTGTTATATTTTTAATGCTTAGTTCAAATTTAAGTGGATTTTTGCAAATGACTGTTTTAACTAGTGCATGTGTAGTAGTTTATGTGGCAATGTATTCTAATTTTGGAATTTATTATTCTTTATTAAGCGAGGGAAAAATTCCCATGCATTTAACAGGAATGGCCATAGGTATAGTATCTACTTTTGGTTATTTACCTGAAGTTTTTGCTCCACTTTTAGCTGGAGATTTACTTGATAGATATACAGGGGTAAAAGGGTATCATTATTACTTTAGCATCATGATAATTATGGCTATTTTAGGTGTGATATTTTGCACTATATGGATTAAAAAATACAATAAAAAGGAAAAATTATGA